The stretch of DNA TAACATCATCGCCAGCAACAACGCGGCGGCTAAGCTGGTAGACAGCGGCGCCATGGCCTGCCTGCTGTCCGCGCCTAACTCCCGGACCAAGGTGATTTTCACCCAGGCGCTGTCGCTGATTTTGTCCAATATCATCCTCATGACTTTTGTGACCGTGATGGGCATTGTGGTGAGCCAGGCCCTGTTCCCGGGCGATCTGGACATCAGAGCCTTTCTGCTCGTCAACGCCGGCGCGCTGCTCATGCAGCTGGCCGTCAGCGCCATCGGCTTCTTTGCCTCCTGCCTGTTTAATGAGAGCCGGTTCTCCCTGGCCCTGGGCGGCGGGCTGCCAGTGCTGTTTCTGGTGCTGATGATGCTCTCCGGCGTCAGCGAAGATCTGGACGCGGTGCGCTACACCACCATGTACAGCCTGTTTGACCCTGCCGAGATCATCGCCGGAGGCGATACGGTCGGCCTGTGCCTGGCCGGGCTGGCCGCCATCTTTGTGGTGCTCTACGCTCTGGGCATTTTGGTGTTCAGACGGAAGGACCTGCCCCTGTAAATCAAAAGGTAAGCTGGAAAAAGAACCTCAAAAGACTCAAAACCCATTATTCAGAGGGTTTTGAG from Eubacterium sp. 1001713B170207_170306_E7 encodes:
- a CDS encoding ABC transporter permease subunit, translating into MLSWPLFKKTFKSQLKMLIIFAAILAMYMSVEISMFNPDSMDGIQQMMDMLPQQMISAMNLDVSAETSLVGFLGSYFYGFIVIMVPMIFNIIASNNAAAKLVDSGAMACLLSAPNSRTKVIFTQALSLILSNIILMTFVTVMGIVVSQALFPGDLDIRAFLLVNAGALLMQLAVSAIGFFASCLFNESRFSLALGGGLPVLFLVLMMLSGVSEDLDAVRYTTMYSLFDPAEIIAGGDTVGLCLAGLAAIFVVLYALGILVFRRKDLPL